The region TTCTGGGCTGACATGGCCCGTCTGGCAGCTGAGAAGCTGGCAGCCGGCACCTCGGAAGAGGCGTTCTACAAAGCCAAGCTGCAAACTGCGCGCTTCTACTTCCAGCGCATCTTGCCGCGTACGCGTTCTCACGTAGTGACCATGCTCTCGGGTGCCAGCAACCTGATGGACATGAAAGAAGAAGACTTCGACCTGGGCTACTAAGTCGCGGTGAGTCACCTTTAAAAGCCGCTTCTCCCCTTGGGTGAAGCGGCTTTTTTGATTGTGGCCGCGCATTAATCCTCTGTAGGCGCAGGGTTGCTCGCGATGCAACCAACTCGGTATATCCGGGTCACCGGGGAGAGGTTATCGCGAGCAAGCTCGCTCCTACAGGGCGTGACCTTTTGTGTCTTTATGGTCACAGCATGACCCTATGTATCACATTCGTTGTTGGGCTAGACTGCCCCTGTATTCAACGGCCCATCAGGGCTTCACCGTTTAGAGATTACGAGGTTTGCCATGGCTGATTACAAAGCGCCCCTGCGCGATATGCGCTTCGTCCTCAATGAAGTATTTGAGGTCGCCACACTTTGGGCGCAATTACCTGCATTGGCTGAAACTGTAGACGCCGAAACGGTTGAAGCCATTCTTGAAGAAGCGGGCAAAGTAACCGCTAAAAGCATTGCGCCATTGAGCCGCAGCGGCGATGAAGAAGGTTGCCATTGGGACAACGGTGCTGTCTCCACGCCAGCCGGTTTTGTCGAGGCCTACCAGACCTACGCCGAAGGTGGCTGGGTCGGTGTTGGCGGCGATCCTGAGTTCGGCGGCATGGGCATGCCCAAGGCGGTATCGGCCCAGGTCGAAGAAATGATCAACTCCTCCAGCCTGTCCTTCGGCTTGTACCCGATGTTGACTGCCGGTGCCTGTGTATCGATCAATGCCCACGCCAGTGATGAGCTGAAAGCCATTTACCTGCCGAACATGTACGCCGGCGTGTGGGCCGGTTCCATGTGTTTGACCGAGCCTCACGCCGGCACCGACCTGGGCATCATTCGGACCCGGGCCGAGCCTCAGGCCGATGGCACATACAAAATCAGTGGTACCAAGATTTTTATTACTGGCGGTGAACACGACCTGACCGAAAACATTATCCACCTGGTACTGGCCAAGCTGCCGGATGCCCCCGCGGGGCCCAAAGGCATTTCGCTGTTCCTGGTGCCCAAGTTCATGGTCAATGACGATGGCAGCCTGGGTGAGCGTAATCCGGTGACCTGCGGTTCGATCGAGCACAAGATGGGGATCCAGGCTTCTGCCACCTGCGTGATGAATTTCGATGAAGCGGTCGGGTATCTGGTCGGTGAGCCCAACCGGGGTTTGGCCGCGATGTTCACCATGATGAATTACGAGCGCCTCGGGGTAGGTATCCAGGGGCTGGCCTCGGGCGAGCGCTCGTATCAGAACGCTATTGAATACGCTCGCGACCGTTTGCAGGGGCGTGCTGCAACCGGTGCTCAGGCCAAGGACAAAGTGGCGGACCCGATCATTGTGCATGCAGACGTGCGTCGCATGCTGTTAACGATGAAAGCGTGCAACGAAGGCGGTCGGGCCTTTTCGACCTACGTGGCGAACCAGCTGGACATCGCCAAGTTCAGTGACGATCCGACAGCCCGTGAGCGTGCCGATGGCCTGGTAGCTTTGCTGACGCCTGTGGCCAAGGCCTTTATGACAGACCTCGGGCTTGAAACCACCGTACACGGCCAGCAGGTGTTTGGTGGTCATGGCTACATTCGGGAGTGGGGCCAGGAGCAACTGGTACGTGATGTGCGCATCACCCAGATCTACGAAGGCACCAATGGCATTCAGGCGCTGGACCTGGTGGGCCGCAAGATCGTAGCGAATCAGGGGGCGTACTACCGTTTACTGGCTGACGAAATTCGCGGCTTCATTGCCTCGGCGCACAGTGACTTGAATGAGTTCACACAGCCGTTGGCCGAGGCTCTGGACACACTTGACCAGTTGACGGCCTGGGTTCTGGAACAGTCAAAAAATAACCCGAATGAAATCGGCGCGGCTTCGGTCGAGTATCTCCAGGTTTTTGGTTACACGACTTATGCGTACATGTGGGCACTGATGGCGCGTGCGGCGCTGGGCAAAGACGCGGACGAAGCGTTCTACGCCAGCAAGTTGGGAACGGCACGCTTCTATTTCGCACGTTTGCTGCCACGTATTCACTCATTGAGTGCCTCGGTAAAAGCCGGCAGCGAGTCGCTTTACTTGCTGGATGAAGCACATTTTTAATGTGTTGAGTCGTTTGTAAGCATTTGCTTACATTACGCAGCGACATTCGCCCATATCGCCAGATTGGATCCACGGTTAATCTACTTCACATGGACGTAGAGCAGGAAGCTCAAAGCAACAACACGGACACGTAGGATTCTGCTAGGAAGGCGGAGTGAAAAGGATGTCAGGGAAACAGTCTGCAAAACCCCGCCTAGGCGGGGTTTTCTTTTTTCTGCGTCTGAAAATTATCACTCCCTGACAGCCAAAACCCTTAGAGGCCATCGCTCGGCTTCTGCACAAGCATGGGTTACATCGGGTTCTTCACATCCTCAAGCAACGTACGCAGCAGCTCCAATGTGGCCTGCTGGCGCTGTACATCGCGACACACCAATCCCACTTTGAGCGGCACCCTCGGTTCACTCAGGGGTTTCCAGAGCAGTGCCGGATTATCGTGCTCATGCCGAGAACGTCCAGGCAGCACGGTGGACAGCTTGCTATGGGGCAAACTGTCGAGAATCCCGGCCATGGTATTGAGCTCAGCCTGAACCTGCGGGCGGCGTCCCAGGCTGGCGAGCTGGGTTTGCCAGATTTGCCGGACCTGAAACTCCTCCCCCAGCAACAACATCGGCAGCTCGGCGGCCTGACTCAAAGAGACTTTTTTGAATTCCCGCAAGGGATGATCGGCCGGGATCACCAGTTGCAACTCGTCTTCATATAACGGCAAGCCATGCAGACCCGGCTGGCGTGGCGGCAGATAGCTGATGCCGATGTCGAGCGAGCCATTGAGCAAGCGTCGTTCGATCTCCAGCCCGGTCAGTTCGTAGATTTGTACCACCAGATGCGGCTGGGCCTGACGTACCCGCTCCAGCATTTGCGGCACCAGACTGGTGTGGACAGTTTGCAGCACACCAATGGCAATGGTGCGTAACGCTTGGCCCTGGAAATTGCGCAGGGCTTCTTTCGCCCGCTGCAATCCGTCGAGCAGCGGCAGCGCGTGGTTGTACAGGGTGTGAGCGGCCAGGGTGGGCAGCAGGCGCTTGCTGCTGCGCTCAAACAGGCGCACGTCA is a window of Pseudomonas taetrolens DNA encoding:
- a CDS encoding acyl-CoA dehydrogenase C-terminal domain-containing protein, with translation MADYKAPLRDMRFVLNEVFEVATLWAQLPALAETVDAETVEAILEEAGKVTAKSIAPLSRSGDEEGCHWDNGAVSTPAGFVEAYQTYAEGGWVGVGGDPEFGGMGMPKAVSAQVEEMINSSSLSFGLYPMLTAGACVSINAHASDELKAIYLPNMYAGVWAGSMCLTEPHAGTDLGIIRTRAEPQADGTYKISGTKIFITGGEHDLTENIIHLVLAKLPDAPAGPKGISLFLVPKFMVNDDGSLGERNPVTCGSIEHKMGIQASATCVMNFDEAVGYLVGEPNRGLAAMFTMMNYERLGVGIQGLASGERSYQNAIEYARDRLQGRAATGAQAKDKVADPIIVHADVRRMLLTMKACNEGGRAFSTYVANQLDIAKFSDDPTARERADGLVALLTPVAKAFMTDLGLETTVHGQQVFGGHGYIREWGQEQLVRDVRITQIYEGTNGIQALDLVGRKIVANQGAYYRLLADEIRGFIASAHSDLNEFTQPLAEALDTLDQLTAWVLEQSKNNPNEIGAASVEYLQVFGYTTYAYMWALMARAALGKDADEAFYASKLGTARFYFARLLPRIHSLSASVKAGSESLYLLDEAHF
- a CDS encoding LysR family transcriptional regulator, yielding MDFKQLRYFVAVYEEGHVGRAAERLSISQPALSQQIRHLEHNLDVRLFERSSKRLLPTLAAHTLYNHALPLLDGLQRAKEALRNFQGQALRTIAIGVLQTVHTSLVPQMLERVRQAQPHLVVQIYELTGLEIERRLLNGSLDIGISYLPPRQPGLHGLPLYEDELQLVIPADHPLREFKKVSLSQAAELPMLLLGEEFQVRQIWQTQLASLGRRPQVQAELNTMAGILDSLPHSKLSTVLPGRSRHEHDNPALLWKPLSEPRVPLKVGLVCRDVQRQQATLELLRTLLEDVKNPM